gtgactacagctgtcagtcatggccgcagccgtgccgcaacaaatccggaccaagtgagtattgacggacggcggagcacgcagccgttccgcagcggagccggtccgcagcggagccggtccgcagacgttccgcatccagtggaaatccacagttagagccataccctaaacccaacaggaagtctgccattttgatttcaaagtttgaaattagtgcAATTTTGGCCATTTTCACATGTCGttctttaacgaactcctcctagagatttcatccgatcaacttcaaattcggtctgtgccatcttatgacattaaaaatgaaaagtaattaaaagaaaaacatttcgtcatagggcatggccatggaggggcggccattttgtgcgtttcgccgccgatacaggaagtgggtgtaactcaagcatacattgtccaattggctcgaaacatttcaggattcataacacttcaactctgaggacatttactgGACAAGATTTACTCaaggtcatagcgccccctagtggcaacaggaagtaggcctaaaagtcaaggtgctatactttaacgaactcctcctagagatttcatcctatggacttcaaacttggtctgtatcatcccaacaccttaaagatgaaaagttattaaaagaaaaacttttcgtctgacggtgtgggcgtggcgtggcggccattttgagtgtttagcgatgaacaaagaagttgttgtaacttgagtgtacgttgtcgtttctcacgattgacaagggtccaggcctgaggacacctacaggccatatttgacttttggtcatagcgccccccgctggcaacaggaaatcagccttatatgacaaacatcatctgatttacatgagacttagaatgtgtggtctacatgtgataatgagccggcccctatactttaaccacgcccacatactcaggccacgccccctttcataacatttgaaccgtttaaggtagagtcttgtgtgaggtgtcattgaactcagcagagagtgcCTTCTTCATTGGtaatggtttggcccgccccctatgcttaagccacgcccccttccataacattttaattgtttaaggtagacccttgtgtgaagTGTccttgaactcagcagagagttccttattcattggtcatggtttgccccgccccctaacctttagccacgccccctttcacagctaattaactgtatgacgtagagtcttgtgtgaggtatcattgaactcagcagggagttctcttttcattggtgacgatttgcggtgtctgagtgccacgcaaatgcacggtcgcaaggagcggcgtccgccagtaaccccgacgcgcgcagaggcacgagggcccgtccatcgctgcttgcagctttaattttaatttattattttataacattaCGTTATATACATTGCGTGCTAATGCACTTTTTAATGCactttttaagtttagtttaACCCTTAATGGATGGGTTTGCTGTAAAACTATATTGCCTCCTTGGCGACAAATAAAGTTATGTGAATCTGAATCTGTTTAACTTCAGACAGTGAGCTGGATTACCTTTACTTGTTTGCCCAACTAAAGTATATTTAGGGCCCAAGCgctgacagcggcgaaggccctattgaaactgaaggaattattattctttatcCGGCAactgaattgcctttttgaggggcttaacatactcagaaactcaccaaaattggcggttgcatcaagtctggtgaacaTCTACGTATTTTACAGGTTttggaataggcgcacaaaaatggctcgctagcacctcctacaaagttaaaaaaattgagcccctgcagtacgtttaacgtagactcacgaaacttggtagacatatataacataatttataaaagtaattgtgtgcacatcccaccttctggcaggtgcaggacaaatgaaaattcttaaaaagaaaaaatgtgtaatgtccgcaacactgctttaaactcccatatttaatataaatgcAACGTTTCGACCCTACTGGGTCTTCTTCAGGCAAATGGTGAACTCATCTGATGAAGGGATATATGTAGGGCTCACATTCAGCTGACACACCATCTGGCTTCAATCAGTCTGATTAGGTCTGAACGGCCCAAAAAAAGCCCCACCCATGACAATTTCATAGAGGGTTTCACCATATACATCTCAAACATGGGGGGGCcttttaaaatatatcaaaagGTACATAATGTTAATATGtccaaaaatgaagaaaaaaaggaaatagaaAACAAGGAAAAGCATTAAATAGAGGAAACAGTTCCATATAAAGCTACCACAAACCCACACATTTGTAAAATCTGCTGCATAGTACTTGCAGAAACAGACAATAACTTACAACATTTTATATAAGAAACAAACAATATcttacaacattttttataagaATGGTTTTATATCAAATTCTTCATTAAGACCATGAGGAGACATTGTGTTTAGCTAATGAATCCAAAAATGCTGACATTATGCCCAGCCAGCGCCCTCAGATACATCGGGGTGGAGCGAGTCAACAAACCTCCTAGAGGGGGAGACCAGGATAAAAGGCTCCTCCAAAGGGAAACTTTTTGGATTCATTAGCTAAACACAATGTCTCCTCATGGTTTTAATGCAGAATTTGATATAAAACCATTcttataaaaaaatgttgtaagaTATTGTTTGTTTCTTATATAAAATGTTGTAAGTTATTGTCTGTTTCTGCAAGTACTATGCAGCAGATTTTACAAATGTGTGGGTTTGTGGTAGCTTTATATGGAACTGTTTCCTCTATTTAATGCTTTTCCTTGTTttctatttcctttttttcttcatttttggaCATATTAACATTACGTACcttttgatatattttaaaagGCCCCCCCATTTTTGAGATGTATATGGTGAAACCCTCTATGAAATTGTCATGGGTGGGGCTTTTTTGGGCCGTTCAGACCTAATCAGACTGATTGAAGCCAGATGGTGTGTCAGCTGAATGTGAGCCCTACATATATCCCTTCATCAGATGAGTTCACCATTTGCCTGAAGAAGACCCAGTAGGGTCGAAACGTTGCATTTATATTAAAAACGGGagtttaaagcagtgttgcggACATTACACATTTTTTCTAGACATGTATAACATGTCATGACGTACAAAAACACGTCATTAGAGCCGTACCCTAaatccaacaggaagtccgctattttgaattgaaagttctaaattagtgtgattttggccatttccacatgtcgtactttaaagaactcctcctagagatttcatccgatcaacttcaaatttggtctgtgccatcttaagacgttaatgATGAAAAGATTAAAAGAACAACTTTTAGTcgtagggcgtggccgtggcggggcagccattttgtgcatttcgCAATTGAAACAAGAAGTgagtgtaacttgagtgtacattgaccaattggctcaaaacttttcaggattcataagagtccaactcTGACGATATCTACATgctgatatttacttaaagtcatagcgccccctagtggcaacaggtaATCacccttatatgacaaacatcatccaatttacatgaaacttatgtgtggtctacatgtgatattgagccgccccctatactttaaccacgcccacttactcagaccacgccccctttcataacatttgaaccgtttaaggtagagtcttgtgtgaggtgtcattaaactcagcagagagttcctttttaattggtgatggtttgccccgccccatatgcttaagccacgcccccgttcataactggtgaccccctttgaggtagagtcttatgtaaGGTATCGATGAACTCAGCAGATACTTAACTGacatagaacatagaacatagAACTGTACGACGTAGgatcttgtgtgaggtatcattgaagtCAGCAGAGAGTTACTTTTTCATTGCTGATGATTTGCGGTGTCTAAGTGctgtcgcaaggagcggcgtctgccagtaaccccgacacgcgcagaggcgcgagggcccgtccaacactgcttgcagctttaattttaatTGATTTACACTATTGATTAAATCAgttaagtgtgtttttatttttatttcatttagtttatttacaaTAGCATTTTTCACTAACAACACTTGATGTgagtatatatttataaaatgaaCATTTATAGAGATACAAAACAATATTGAACACAGATTATAAgtatgtttaaaatgtatgttttctgTAGAGAACATCAGTGTTTGTGTAGAAGTTGTTAGTAATGAGTCAATCAGATGTATTTTTTATCTATATGAAACagaaagaagaataaaaagttAAAGCTTCAGGAAGCAGCAGCTCCTCACATCTGTACCGTATCTATTCTACTACTTTGTACACTGTTGACATCATCAGCCCCAACCAATCAGCTGCACTCATTTCATTTTATGAGGAAGAAGGTTCCAGCAGCCACACCGAGCAGACCCACAGTCAGACCCAGTCCACAGAAAATTTCAGGTCCAATACCGGGCTGAGTCTtttccacatctggagacagagacacagagacattaagatccacatctggagacagagacacagagacattaagatccacatctggagacagaaacacagaaacattaagatccacatctggagacagagacacagagacattaagatccacatctggagacaaagacacagagacattaaaatccacatctggagacagaaaCATTAAGCTTcacatctggagacagacaCATTAAGCTCCACATCTGGACAGAGATGAGCTGTAGTTTGATTGGTTAATGAGCTGTTTGTATTATGTGTGAGTGTAAATAACGTTTTCTGACACCAGATTCTGGTCAGTGATTGGTTAATGAGCTGATTGTATTCAGTGTGACTGTTAATAAAGTTGTCTGACCCCAGATTCTGGTCAGTGGTTGGTTAATGAGCTGATTGTATTCAGTGTGATTGTTAATAAAGTTGTCTGACCCCAGATTCTGGTCAGTGGTTGGTCCAGGGCCAGATGTTTGACTGTACAGCTGTAGATGTCTCCCAGCTGTGGGATGAACTCCAGTCTGGAGAACTGGTTGAAGGAACCGTCTTTGTTGGGGTAGGGAACGTTGGTGCTGGTTCCTTGGGTGACGTTCTCTCCGTTCTTTGTCCAGTAGAAGTTGACAGGAGCAGGATAGAAACCAGTCACATAACAGATGAGGGTGTTCTTCTCTCTGAGCTCCACGTGTTCTTTGGTGTAGACCATCAGACTGGAAGGAGGATCTGAACAGAAACACAGCTCATGTTATTGTGtcttattagggcccgagtgcCGACAGCGGTGAAgaccctattgaaactgaaggaattattattccttctttttcttccgcgcaatgaattgcctttttagGAAACTTATCATACTCCTACAACCTCACCAAACTTTGCACACGCATCAGGCCTGGTGaaaaatttgatattttaagggttttgggaattggcgcacaaaaatggctccctagcgccccctacaaaataaaaaaaaattgagcccctgcggtacgtttaac
The sequence above is drawn from the Sander lucioperca isolate FBNREF2018 chromosome 17, SLUC_FBN_1.2, whole genome shotgun sequence genome and encodes:
- the LOC116061914 gene encoding HLA class II histocompatibility antigen, DR alpha chain-like isoform X2 codes for the protein MKMMKMMKMMKMMKIMVVLVLSSLLCVSADVLRMEGCSETDGEVMYGMDGEEAWYSDFKNKKGVLVLPSFADSVRVPEGLYEESVVSLQGCKNALKLARGAFKNLPLEQDPPSSLMVYTKEHVELREKNTLICYVTGFYPAPVNFYWTKNGENVTQGTSTNVPYPNKDGSFNQFSRLEFIPQLGDIYSCTVKHLALDQPLTRIWDVEKTQPGIGPEIFCGLGLTVGLLGVAAGTFFLIK
- the LOC116061914 gene encoding RLA class II histocompatibility antigen, DP alpha-1 chain-like isoform X4, producing MKMMKMMKMMKMMKIMVVLVLSSLLCVSADVLRMEGCSETDGEVMYGMDGEEAWYSDFKNKKGVLVLPSFADSVRVPEGLYEESVVSLQGCKNALKLARGAFKNLPLEQDPPSSLMVYTKEHVELREKNTLICYVTGFYPAPVNFYWTKNGENVTQGTSTNVPYPNKDGSFNQFSRLEFIPQLGDIYSCTVKHLALDQPLTRIWDVELNVSVSRCGS
- the LOC116061914 gene encoding RLA class II histocompatibility antigen, DP alpha-1 chain-like isoform X3 gives rise to the protein MKMMKMMKMMKMMKIMVVLVLSSLLCVSADVLRMEGCSETDGEVMYGMDGEEAWYSDFKNKKGVLVLPSFADSVRVPEGLYEESVVSLQGCKNALKLARGAFKNLPLEQDPPSSLMVYTKEHVELREKNTLICYVTGFYPAPVNFYWTKNGENVTQGTSTNVPYPNKDGSFNQFSRLEFIPQLGDIYSCTVKHLALDQPLTRIWDVELNVSVSRCEA
- the LOC116061914 gene encoding RLA class II histocompatibility antigen, DP alpha-1 chain-like isoform X1; this encodes MKMMKMMKMMKMMKIMVVLVLSSLLCVSADVLRMEGCSETDGEVMYGMDGEEAWYSDFKNKKGVLVLPSFADSVRVPEGLYEESVVSLQGCKNALKLARGAFKNLPLEQDPPSSLMVYTKEHVELREKNTLICYVTGFYPAPVNFYWTKNGENVTQGTSTNVPYPNKDGSFNQFSRLEFIPQLGDIYSCTVKHLALDQPLTRIWDVDLNVSVFLSPDVDLNVSVSLSPDVDLNVSVSLSPDVEKTQPGIGPEIFCGLGLTVGLLGVAAGTFFLIK